The following proteins are co-located in the Paenibacillus sp. FSL H8-0079 genome:
- a CDS encoding VOC family protein: MSFQKRIDHVGIAVRDLDTTLRFYTEVVGLELKDRVTHTNGVIQLAFLGFNGSNETEIELIQGYSDKLPAEGTVHHFAIHVDDLDSEYKRIQATEAEFIDGEIITLPNGYRYFFIYGPEKEWIEFFQR, encoded by the coding sequence ATGAGTTTTCAAAAGCGCATCGACCACGTCGGCATTGCCGTTCGTGATCTGGATACTACACTCCGTTTCTATACGGAGGTTGTTGGACTGGAACTGAAAGACCGGGTAACGCATACAAACGGCGTCATTCAGCTTGCCTTTCTCGGCTTCAATGGCAGCAATGAGACTGAAATAGAGTTAATTCAAGGGTACAGCGACAAGCTGCCTGCCGAAGGAACTGTGCACCATTTTGCCATCCATGTGGATGACCTTGATTCTGAGTACAAACGCATCCAAGCCACCGAAGCCGAATTTATCGATGGAGAAATCATTACACTGCCTAACGGTTACCGTTATTTCTTCATCTATGGTCCGGAGAAAGAATGGATCGAATTCTTCCAACGTTAA
- a CDS encoding MFS transporter, translated as MKKLLWIGCLSYFLIGLAHVVLGSILPVALEHYGKDYSQGGTLIFAQFAGFLGGVLLSPWLNRRFGKRGGLLIATGLLCIAELSYMLLPPWGWMFVIAPAAGFGFGMVEAVIGTIIIAAIKDNTAVAMSRLEVLFGIGAMVMPLIASGLIAAGYWRLSFLVVAICAALTFIFWAKGSFGELDQVLDRRGSNHASVHTHSAGTSGEMHTAPASSSGPTYRGRNLTLLVLFVLFFFLYVGTEMSLANFMPAILIEKMNMKEAGAALSVTCFWIAMSVGRLFAGYIAEKFQYRVYVLYSCLASVLLLMVFPFTNQIWSAFLIILLLGLAMSGIFSIALVFASKLLPGTEESTPSILIASGGVGGAILPLTTGWSLDHLEVNQSAWMLAIFAVGLLVISVITYQWQNKHVADPAT; from the coding sequence ATGAAAAAATTACTGTGGATCGGATGTCTGTCCTATTTCCTGATTGGACTGGCACACGTTGTACTCGGTTCCATTCTACCGGTTGCACTTGAACATTACGGCAAAGATTATAGCCAAGGCGGAACGCTGATCTTCGCTCAATTTGCCGGATTCCTAGGTGGTGTATTGTTATCCCCATGGCTGAACAGACGTTTCGGTAAACGGGGAGGTCTGTTAATCGCCACAGGGTTGCTCTGTATTGCAGAATTATCCTACATGCTGTTGCCACCATGGGGCTGGATGTTCGTCATCGCACCCGCAGCCGGCTTTGGATTCGGAATGGTTGAAGCTGTCATTGGCACCATTATCATCGCTGCAATCAAAGACAATACGGCCGTTGCCATGAGTCGACTGGAAGTGTTATTCGGAATCGGGGCGATGGTCATGCCGCTCATTGCCAGTGGTCTGATTGCTGCCGGATACTGGCGCCTTTCCTTTCTCGTTGTTGCGATCTGCGCAGCACTAACCTTTATATTCTGGGCGAAAGGATCATTCGGTGAGCTAGACCAGGTGCTGGATCGACGAGGTTCAAATCATGCTTCGGTACATACGCACTCTGCTGGAACATCGGGTGAGATGCACACCGCACCTGCCAGTTCATCCGGCCCAACCTATCGCGGACGTAACCTGACTCTGCTAGTACTATTCGTCCTGTTCTTCTTCCTATACGTTGGCACGGAGATGAGTCTTGCGAACTTCATGCCAGCGATCCTGATTGAGAAAATGAACATGAAGGAAGCCGGAGCAGCGCTTAGCGTCACCTGTTTCTGGATTGCCATGTCTGTGGGAAGACTCTTCGCCGGGTATATCGCAGAGAAATTCCAATACCGCGTCTATGTCCTGTACAGTTGTCTCGCATCTGTTCTCTTATTAATGGTATTTCCATTTACAAACCAAATCTGGTCTGCATTTCTCATTATCTTACTGCTTGGACTTGCGATGTCAGGCATTTTCTCCATTGCCCTTGTCTTCGCCAGTAAACTGCTGCCAGGAACCGAAGAATCCACGCCCAGCATTTTGATTGCCTCAGGTGGAGTTGGCGGTGCCATTCTACCTTTGACGACGGGATGGAGTCTTGATCATTTGGAGGTTAATCAGTCTGCATGGATGCTTGCCATCTTTGCAGTTGGCCTACTTGTCATTAGTGTGATCACGTATCAATGGCAGAACAAACATGTGGCCGATCCAGCAACTTAA
- the serS gene encoding serine--tRNA ligase, translating into MLEMKWIRAHAEEVQAAADGKKIKINIRTLLERDEERRALLQESEEGRRLRNTLSADIGRLMQAGNREQAEGLRAQVKQLNEQLEHVEARLAPVQEEVTKLQWLVPNIVSPDTPNGLSDADNVELRRVGEVPTFEYNTKDHVQLGELHDLIDIPRGVKIGGTRSYVLKGAGLLLHRAVQQLALDLLLKHGFTPMEVPLMVREDALVNTGFFPTGRDQVYELEGENKWLVGTSEVPLVSYYADEIVDVAEPVKLAAVSTCFRSEVGSGGRDVRGLYRVHQFAKVEQVILCAPDAEESERMLQEITGHAEELLQLLELPYRVVAVCTGDMSQKTYKQYDIETWMPSRGAYGETHSSSNLHDFQARRSNIRCLDAEGKLAYCHTLNNTAVASPRILIPLLENHQQEDGSIRIPAALRPYMGGAESLILPEQDEVK; encoded by the coding sequence ATGTTAGAAATGAAATGGATTCGGGCACATGCAGAAGAGGTTCAGGCCGCAGCGGACGGGAAAAAAATCAAGATCAACATTCGTACATTGCTGGAGCGGGATGAAGAACGCAGAGCACTTTTGCAGGAATCGGAAGAAGGGCGCAGACTGCGCAATACGTTATCCGCGGACATTGGCAGACTCATGCAAGCCGGGAATCGGGAACAGGCCGAGGGTTTGCGGGCACAGGTGAAACAGCTCAATGAACAGTTGGAACACGTGGAAGCTAGGCTTGCCCCTGTGCAGGAGGAAGTAACCAAGCTGCAATGGCTGGTACCCAATATCGTGTCCCCGGATACCCCCAATGGCTTGTCGGACGCAGACAATGTAGAGCTACGACGTGTGGGAGAGGTGCCAACGTTCGAGTATAACACCAAAGATCACGTCCAACTTGGGGAATTGCACGATCTCATCGATATTCCCCGTGGAGTTAAGATTGGCGGGACGCGAAGCTATGTATTGAAAGGTGCTGGCTTGCTACTGCATCGGGCTGTACAGCAACTTGCGCTTGATCTGCTGCTGAAGCATGGGTTTACACCAATGGAGGTACCGCTGATGGTCAGGGAGGATGCATTGGTGAACACCGGATTCTTCCCAACCGGTCGAGATCAGGTCTATGAACTCGAAGGGGAGAACAAGTGGCTGGTGGGGACTTCTGAAGTGCCGCTGGTTTCGTATTATGCGGATGAGATTGTTGATGTTGCAGAGCCAGTGAAACTGGCTGCGGTATCGACTTGTTTCCGCAGTGAGGTTGGCTCCGGCGGACGTGATGTACGTGGGTTGTACCGTGTGCACCAATTTGCCAAAGTCGAGCAGGTAATCCTCTGTGCCCCTGATGCGGAAGAATCGGAGCGCATGCTGCAAGAGATTACGGGACACGCCGAGGAATTGCTGCAATTACTGGAACTGCCGTATCGTGTTGTCGCTGTATGTACCGGTGATATGTCGCAGAAAACGTACAAACAGTATGACATCGAGACCTGGATGCCAAGCCGCGGTGCCTATGGAGAAACGCATTCGTCGTCGAATCTGCATGATTTTCAGGCTCGCCGTTCGAACATTCGTTGCCTGGATGCCGAAGGCAAGTTGGCCTACTGTCACACCTTGAATAATACGGCGGTAGCATCGCCGCGTATCCTGATTCCTTTGCTTGAGAATCATCAGCAGGAGGATGGAAGCATTCGCATTCCGGCAGCCCTGCGGCCCTATATGGGCGGGGCCGAGAGCTTGATTTTGCCAGAGCAGGATGAAGTGAAGTAG
- a CDS encoding Ig-like domain-containing protein has protein sequence MSRIKLALRGTLALIMALTVLVPSLALAATGDVTSIEITNSSPQKMSVSETATLQVMATVEGFDNKQDVTEGVTWSTSNATVATMVKGKVKAVAAGEATIYAEVDGAKAQLVVQVQEKIKSIKASPNSYSFVKGSESTLPKVSITRANGKEEDVTSEIVWSVSTSSAVLENGKIKGVTPGRVLLQGKYGTTIVKVPVAVTDEITKVEVTPATMQLNIKKSKALKVIGTYANGKTINLSKQVIWTSSNTNVAIVKNGAVKTLTEGQATLTGTYQNQTIKAEVTVVPLLKKLITGQKKLVLSPQGSTTLSVMAQYDTGKTTVVTNSAVWSSTKPGVATVTNGKIVAVGKGKTSITAKWGNKKVTIPVTVK, from the coding sequence ATGAGTAGAATCAAACTGGCGCTTCGAGGCACACTTGCTCTAATTATGGCATTAACCGTACTGGTCCCTTCGTTGGCTTTGGCGGCTACCGGTGACGTGACATCGATTGAAATAACCAACAGCAGTCCGCAGAAGATGAGCGTCTCCGAAACGGCTACGCTTCAGGTGATGGCAACGGTAGAAGGTTTTGATAACAAACAGGATGTTACCGAAGGCGTAACATGGTCTACCAGTAACGCAACAGTTGCCACGATGGTGAAAGGCAAAGTCAAGGCTGTGGCCGCGGGCGAAGCAACCATTTATGCAGAGGTAGACGGGGCTAAAGCTCAGTTGGTTGTGCAGGTACAGGAGAAGATCAAAAGCATCAAAGCTTCACCGAACTCTTACAGTTTCGTTAAAGGCAGTGAAAGCACCCTTCCCAAAGTAAGCATTACTCGTGCGAATGGTAAGGAAGAGGATGTGACGTCTGAGATTGTGTGGTCCGTATCCACGTCTTCGGCTGTGCTGGAAAACGGCAAAATCAAAGGCGTTACACCCGGCAGAGTATTGCTGCAAGGCAAGTACGGAACAACGATTGTGAAAGTCCCTGTTGCTGTGACGGACGAAATTACCAAAGTCGAGGTCACTCCTGCCACAATGCAGCTAAACATCAAGAAGTCCAAGGCGTTGAAGGTTATCGGGACCTACGCGAACGGCAAAACCATTAACCTTTCGAAACAGGTCATATGGACCTCTTCCAATACAAATGTAGCTATCGTGAAAAATGGAGCAGTCAAGACGCTGACAGAAGGACAAGCGACCTTGACAGGAACTTATCAAAATCAGACAATAAAGGCAGAGGTTACCGTTGTGCCTTTGCTTAAAAAGCTGATTACAGGCCAGAAAAAACTGGTCTTGTCTCCGCAGGGAAGTACAACGCTGAGTGTTATGGCTCAGTATGATACAGGCAAAACCACTGTTGTGACTAACAGCGCGGTGTGGAGTAGCACAAAGCCGGGCGTAGCAACAGTAACAAATGGCAAGATCGTAGCTGTAGGCAAAGGTAAAACGTCCATAACGGCCAAGTGGGGCAACAAAAAAGTGACGATTCCTGTTACGGTAAAATAA
- a CDS encoding GrpB family protein — MTDPLQPENWPAWATESVEIAKANPNWGAQAQEEIRQLKLLLQQFNIHQFEHIGSTSIPGLPAKPIIDLMAEVHSWDDMDLIADQLNPVGWNYVPPELDGREYRRFWVRVKDGKRAVHLHLMRPGEERWDRQIRFRDVLRKRPDLVEAYAVLKTKLAAENKEDRESYTAAKTQFILQVLDESV, encoded by the coding sequence ATGACAGATCCATTGCAACCGGAAAATTGGCCTGCCTGGGCGACAGAGTCGGTAGAGATTGCTAAGGCCAACCCCAATTGGGGCGCGCAGGCTCAGGAAGAAATCCGGCAACTCAAACTTCTTCTACAGCAGTTTAACATCCATCAATTCGAACATATCGGAAGCACGTCCATTCCCGGATTACCCGCCAAACCCATCATTGATCTGATGGCAGAGGTACATTCATGGGATGACATGGATCTGATTGCGGATCAGCTGAATCCGGTGGGCTGGAACTACGTTCCGCCTGAACTGGATGGACGGGAATACAGACGATTCTGGGTCAGGGTTAAGGATGGCAAGAGAGCTGTACACCTTCATCTTATGCGCCCAGGAGAGGAACGTTGGGATCGTCAAATTCGGTTTCGGGATGTACTGAGAAAACGCCCAGATCTGGTGGAAGCTTACGCCGTCCTGAAGACGAAGCTTGCTGCTGAGAATAAAGAAGATAGGGAATCG